Below is a genomic region from Streptomyces sp. RPA4-2.
GCACGACATCGACAGGTACGACGAGCCCGGCACCGACGGAACGCACGGCGAGCCCGGCGCACACGCGACGCCCGGCGCCCCCGCGCTGGTGACCAAGGACGGCCTGCCCACCTGGCTCGACCCGGTGGTGCACGCCGTCGAGACCGTGGAGCCGCTCCAACTGAGCCGCTTCCTGCCGCCGGCCGACGGCGCGGGACGGCAGTCCGCCGTCCTCGTCCTCTTCGGCGAGGGTGCCCGCGGCCCCGAACTGCTCCTGATGGAGCGCGCCAGCTCGCTGCGCTCGCACGCCGGACAACCCTCCTTCCCCGGCGGCGCCCTGGACCCCGAGGACGGAGACCCGAAGGCCGACGGGCCGCTGCGGGCCGCGCTGCGCGAGGCCGAGGAGGAGACCGGGCTCGACCCCGGCGGTGTCCAGCTCTTCGGCGTCCTGCCCAAGCTGTACATCCCGGTGAGCGGCTTCGTGGTCACGCCCGTCCTGGGCTGGTGGCGCGAGCCGACCCCGGTCGGCGTGGTCGATCCGGCCGAGACGGCCCGGGTCTTCACGGTCCCCGTGGCGGATCTCACGGACCCCGCGCACCGCGCCACGACCGTGCACCCCAGCGGCCACCGAGGTCCGGCATTCCTGGTCGAATCGGCCCTGGTGTGGGGGTTCACCGCGGGCATCATCGACCGTCTGCTGCACTTCGCGGGCTGGGAGCTGCCCTGGGACCGCGAGAAGCAGGTCCCGCTCGACTGGCGCGCGTGACAGGGTGTCGTTCGTGAACGTGCTGGACATCCTGCTGCTGGTCGCCGCCGTGTGGTTCGCGATCGTGGGCTACCGCCAGGGCTTCGTCGTCGGCATCCTGTCGGTGATCGGCTTCCTGGGCGGCGGTCTCGTCGCCGTCTACCTGCTCCCCGTCATCTGGGACGCCCTCACCGACGACGCCACGGTCAGTACGACCGCCGCCGTCGTCGCGGTGGTCGTCGTGATCGTCTGCGCCTCCGTCGGCCAGGCCCTCACCACACACCTGGGCAACAAGCTGCGCCGGTACATCACCTGGTCCCCGGCCCGCGCCCTGGACGCGACGGGCGGCGCCCTCGTCAACGTCGTCGCGATGCTCCTGGTGGCCTGGCTGATCGGTTCGGCCCTCGCGGGCACGACGCTGCCGACACTCGGCAAGGAGGTCCGCGGCTCCAAGGTGCTGCTCGGCGTCTCGCGCGCGCTGCCCTCCCGGGCCGACACCTGGTTCGCGGACTTCTCCTCGGTCCTCGCGCAGAACGGTTTCCCTCAGGTCTTCAGCCCGTTCGCGAACGAACCGATCACCGATGTCCAGCCCCCCGACCCGGCGCTCGCGAACAGCCCCGTCGCCGTCCGCGCCCGAGATTCCATCGTCAAGGTGATGGGGACCGCGCAGAGTTGCGGCAAGGTCCTGGAGGGCACCGGCTTCGTCTTCGGCAACCGCCGCGTGATGACCAACGCGCACGTGGTCGGCGGCGTCGACGAGCCCACCGTCCAGATCGGCGGCGAGGGCAGGAAGTACGACGCCAAGGTCGTCCTGTACGACTGGCAGCGCGACATCGCCGTCCTCGACGTACCGAACCTGAACGCGCCGGCCCTGCGGTTCACCACCCAGGACGCGGGCAGCGGCGACAACGCGATCGTCGCCGGCTTCCCGCAGAACGGCGCGTACAACGTCCAACCCGCGCGTGTGCGCGGCCGGATCACGGCCAACGGTCCGGACATCTACCATCGCAAGACCGTGCGCCGCGACGTCTACTCGCTCTTCGCGACCGTCCGTCAGGGAAACTCGGGCGGCCCGCTGCTGACGCCGGACGGCAAGGTGTACGGAGTGGTCTTCGCGAAGTCCCTCGACGACGCCAACACCGGATACGCCCTCACCGCCGATGAGGTCCAGCCGGACGTCACCCAGGGGCGTGCGGCCAATCAGCAGGTCGACAGCGACAGCTGCGCGCTCTGACGGCGACCGCCGATCCCTCCGCCGTCCGCCGCGTCCGTCACACCGCTACGGCGTTCGGCACGTTCCTCGGACCGACCGACCGACCGACCCGACGCGTTCGGGTGACCGGATCGTTCGGGTGCGCGGAGTGATCGGAGTGAGCGGGTCGCCGGGTGCGGCGGCGGTTCAGCCGCGTGGATGGCGCAATCGCACCGAGACCCAGCGGGCCCGACGGCGCAGAATGCGCGGGATTCCCACCTGGAGGCCCGTGCCCGGCAGCTGCGGGGTGCCCCTCTGATGGGAGCTCAGGCCCGTGGCCGAGCGGCGGTTGCGTGGTGCGTCACTGTAGTCGTGCGTCCAGCCCATACCCCGACGTGTGCCCCTGCCCCAAGGTCGATAACCGCGCCTCGGGGCCCCAATTGGCCTATGCGCGAGGCATTTGGCTGTTCGTAGGACAGACGTTCCCCTTCGCGTACCGGGCGCGATCGGACGGTTACCGAAGGGGGTTGCCGACTGGCTGGAAATGACCTACCGGTCGGGCTCGGGATCCTTCAGCCAGTTGACGAGTTCGGTCGAGAACGCCACCGGGTCCTCTTCGTGGGGGAAGTGCCCGAGACCGTCGAACAGCCGCCAGCGGTAGGGCGCTTCGACATACTCCCCGGAGCCCGCGGCACTCCGCGTCCGCATGACCGGGTCGAGCGAGCCGTGCAGATGCAGCGTCGGCACCCGAACGGGTCGTTTCATGCGCCGGTTGAACTGGATCCCGTCCGGGCGTGCCATGGACCGCACCATCCACCGGTACGGCTCGACGGAGCAGTGCGCCGTCGAGGGGATGCACATGGCACGGCGGTACGTGTCCACGGCCTCGTCGTCCGGCAGCCGCGGCCCGGACCACTCCCGCAGCAGACGGCCCACCAGGGCACCGTCGTCCGCGACGAGTTGGCGCTCGGGAATCCAGGGCCGCTGGAACCCCCAGATGTACGAACTCGCGGAGGTCTGCCGGACGTCGGAGAGCATCGCCGAACGCCAGCGCCGGGGGTGCGGCATCGAGGAGACGACGAGCCGGCGCACCAGCTTGGGGCGCATCACGGCCGCCGTCCACGCCAGATACCCGCCCAGATCGTGCCCGACCAGCGCGGCGTCGGGCTCACCGAGGGACCGTACGACCCCGGTGATGTCGAGTGCGAGGTTGGCGGGGTCGTAACCGCGCGGTGTGCGATCGCTCCCGCCGACGCCCCGCAGATCCATGGCCACGGCACGGAACCCGGCGTCGGCGAGCGCCACCAGCTGCCGGCGCCAGGTCCACCAGAACTGGGGGAACCCGTGCAGCAGCAGGACCAGGGGCCCGTCGCCCATCTCGGCGATGTGGAAGCGTGCGCCGTTGGCGGCGACGTCCCGGTGGGTCACCTCTTGGGCGCCGGGGATGTCGAGGCGTACGACCGAGGTGGGTTGCGCCGAAGGTGTGGCGGGGTCCGTCATGAGGATGAGCGTGCCACAGCTTCCAGGCCGTCCTCGACCGGCGCCGGCCGGGGGTGCGGCTTGGCGTTGTGCAGGACGCCCGCCGTCTCCTTCACCGAAGCGGCGACCTTCTGCGGTCCCTTGCCCTTCTTGGCCTTCTTCGCGAAGACCACACCGATCAGCGCGAGGACGGCGGCGACCAGCACGTTCGCCGCGAACGACAGGACGAAGCAGATCGCGAGGTTCCAGTCGGTCCAGGTCCGGATGCCGTACGCCAGCGCGAAGCTCAGCATGGGGAGGGAGAAGATCAGCACCGCCCCGGCCGCCGCGAACGCGCCACCGCTGACCCCACCGCGCTTGACGTCCCGCTTGAGCTGCGCCTTCGCCAGTGCGATCTCGTCGTGCACCAGTGCGGACATCTCGGTCGTCGCCGAGGCGAACAGCTGACCGACGCTGCGTTCGGCGCCGACCGGGCTGCCGTCGGGTGCGCTCATCGCGGACTCCCTCTTCTGCATATGTGTACCGTCTGGCTTCTGCGGGTGTTTGTGTCGTCTGGTCAGATCATGCCGGACGGTCGTTCTCCTCGCTTGCCCCGCCCGTTACTTCGGCAAGCCTTCGGTGCTCGGCGGCCTTCCGTTCGTGGATCTCGGCCATCCGCAGGTGGTACGCCGGGTTGTCCTGTTCGTAGATGTCGGGGATGCCGTCGCTGTCCTCGTCGCGCTCCTCCGCCTCGCACAGCGCACGGTACTTGGCGTTGCGTATCTTCAGCAGCGCCGTGGCGAGTACGGCGGCGACGAGCGAGCCCACCAGGACGGCGGCCTTGACCTCGTCGGTGAGCACCGGGTCCTTGGCGAAGGCCAGTTCGCCGATGAGCAGGGAGACGGTGAAGCCGATTCCGGCGAGGCTCGCGACGGCGAAGACGTCGGGCCAGGCGAGCTCGTCGCTGAGTGAGGCCCTGGTGAACCGGGCCGTGAGCCAGGTGCCGCCGAAGACGCCGACGGACTTGCCGACGACGAGTCCGAGGACGACACCCAGCGTCTCGGGTCGGGTGAACACGTCCCCCAGCGCTCCGCCCGAGACCACGACACCCGCGCTGAACAGCGCGAACAGCGGCACGGCGAGTCCGGCGGAAAGGGGCCGCACGAGATGCTCCACGTGCTCGCCGGGCGAGTGCTCCTCGCCCTCGTGCCGGTGGCAGCGCAGCATCAGGCCCATGGCGACACCGGCGATCGTGGCGTGGATGCCGCTGTTGTACATCAGCCCCCAGATGGCGAGGGCGAGTGGCACGTACACGTACCAGCCTCGTACGCCCTTGCGCAGCAGCACCCAGAACACACCGAGCCCGGCGACGGCGCCGCCGAGCGCCGCGAAGTCGAGGGTGTCGGTGAAGAAGACCGCGATGATCAGGATCGCGAGCAGGTCGTCCACGACGGCGAGGGTGAGCAGGAAGGCGCGCAGGGCGGACGGCAGGGACGTGCCGATGACCGCGAGCACGGCGAGCGCGAAGGCGATGTCGGTGGCGGTCGGCACGGCCCAGCCGGCCAGGGATCCTTCGCCCGCGGCGTTGGTGAGGACGTAGACGAGCGCGGGTACGGCCATTCCGCAGACCGCGGCGGCGACCGGCAGCAGCGCGGCCTTCGGGTCGCGCAGGTCCCCCGCCACCAGTTCGCGCTTGAGTTCGATACCGGCGACGAAGAAGAACACGGCGAGCAGTCCGTCGGCCGCCCAGTGCCGCACGGACAGGTTCAGTCCGAGGGTCGCGGGTCCGAAGTGGAAGTCGCCCACGGCGGCGTAGCTGTCCCGCAGGGAGGTGTTGGCCCAGACCAGCGCGGCGATCGCGGCGACGAGCAGGAGCACGCCGCCGACGGTCTCGGTGCGCAGCGCCTCCGCCACGAAGTTCCGCTCGGGCAGGGACAGCCGTCCGAAGAACCTGCGGTTGCTGGTGGTGCTGCTGGGACGGGGCGCGGCCACGGCGGGGACCTCCGGGTCGGTACGACTCGCTGACGACCGTCAGGCGGGTCGCCGACGACGTTGCCGACCAGACTTCCCGGCACACCCTGAGGCCTCAGTTTACCTTGTCATTACAGACCGATAATGCGCCATACGGACATATGGGGTGGAGGTGTTCCCGGGGGGAGGGTGCGGGGGCACGGATGTGGGCGCAGGGGTGTGGGGGCACGCGCGGTGCCCCCACACCGAAAAGCGGGGCGGGAGGGAGGGGGTCCTCAGTCCTCGCTGGTGCCGCCGGCAGCTTCTCCTGGATCAGCTCCATCACCGTGGAGTCCGTGAGGGTCGTGACGTCACCCAGTTCGCGGTTCTCGGCGACGTCGCGCAGCAGGCGGCGCATGATCTTGCCGGACCGCGTCTTGGGCAGTTCGGCGACCGGGAGGACCCGCTTGGGCTTGGCGATCGGGCCGAGGGTCGCGCCGACGTGGTTGCGCAGGTCGGCGACGAGCCCTTCGTCGTCGGCGGACGCCGTGCCGCGCAGGATGACGAACGCGACGATGGCCTGTCCGGTCGTCTCGTCCGCCGCGCCCACGACGGCCGCCTCGGCGACCGACGGGTGCGACACGAGGGCGGATTCGACCTCGGTCGTCGAGATGTTGTGGCCGGACACGAGCATCACGTCGTCGACGCGGCCCAGCAGCCAGATGTCGCCGTCCTCGTCCTTCTTGGCACCGTCACCGGCGAAGTACTTGCCCTCGAAACGCGACCAATAGGTGTCGAGGAACCGCTGGTCGTCGCGCCAGATCGTCCGCAGCATCGACGGCCACGGCTCGGTCAGCACGAGGTACCCGCCGCCTCCGTTGGGAACCTCCCGGGCCTCGTCGTCGACGACCGTCGCCGAGATGCCCGGCAGCGGCCGCTGTGCCGACCCCGGCTTGGTCTCGGTGACCCCCGGCAGCGGCGAGATCATCATGGCGCCGGTCTCGGTCTGCCACCACGTGTCCACGATCGGCGTCCGGTCCGCCCCGATGTGCTTGCGGTACCAGATCCAGGCCTCGGGGTTGATCGGCTCACCGACGGACCCGAGGACCCGCAGCGAGGACAGGTCGAACTTCGCGGGGATGTCGTCGCCCCACTTCATGAACGTACGGATCGCGGTGGGCGCGGTGTAGAGAATCGTCACCCCGTACTTCTGCACGATCTCCCAGAACCGCCCCTGGTGCGGGGTGTCCGGCGTCCCCTCGTACATCACCTGCGTCGCACCGTTCGAGAGCGGTCCGTACGTGATGTACGAGTGCCCGGTGACCCAGCCGATGTCGGCCGTGCACCAGTACACGTCGGTCTCCGGCTTGAGGTCGAAGACGGCGTGGTGGGTGTACGAGGCCTGCGTGAGGTAGCCACCCGAGGTGTGCAGGATGCCCTTCGGCTTTCCCGTCGTCCCGGACGTGTACAGGATGAACAGCGGCTGCTCGGCGTCGAACGCCTCCGGCGTGTGCTCGGTGGACTGGCGGTCGACGATCTCGTGCCACCAGACGTCGCGGCCCTCGGTCCAGTCGACCTCCTGACCGGTACGGCGTACCACCAGCACCTTGTCGACCCCGTCGACCCGGCACACCGCGTCGTCCACGGCCGGCTTGAGCGCGGACGGCTTGCCGCGGCGGTAACCGCCGTCGGAGGTGATGACCAGCTTGGCGTCGGCGTCCTGGATGCGGGTGGCGATCGCGTCCGCGGAGAACCCGCCGAAGACGACCGAATGCGCGGCTCCGATCCGGGCGCAGGCCAGCATCGCGACGACGGCCTCGGGGATCATCGGCAGATAGACGGCGACCCGGTCGCCCTTGCCCACGCCCAGCTCGGTCAGGGCATTGGCGGCCTTGGACACCTCGTCCTTCAGCTCGGCGTAGGTGATCGCGCGGCTGTCGCCCGGCTCGCCCTCGAAGTGGAGGGCGACGCGGTCACCGTTCCCGGCCTCCACGTGCCGGTCCACGCAGTTGTACGCGACGTTCAGCTTCCCGTCGGCGAACCACTTGGCGAACGGCGGGTTCGACCAGTCCAGCGTCTCGGTCGGCTCGGTGGCCCAGGTCAGGCGGCGGGCCTGCTCGGCCCAGAAGCCGAGCCTGTCAGCCTTGGCCTGCTCATACGCCTCCGCGGTGACGTTGGCGTTCGCTGCCAGGTCGGCGGGCGGCGCGAACCTGCGCTCTTCCTTCAGCAGGTTGGCCAGGCTTTCGTTGCTCACGACATCTCCCTTTCCCAGGGTGTCCGTTGTGTCCCAGGCCACAGCTCATCAGACCAGGGGCCTCGATGACAAGGGCCGGTCTCAAATTGGTTTAGACCTGTTAGAGGTCTGGGCTTGTTCAGTGGTCCTTCAGTGTTCCTTCAGTGGTTCTTCCGCGTCCTTCAGGGGTGCGCCTCGGACCGGGAGCCGGGCAGCCGACAGTGAGACCGGCTCGGCACCGGCGCCGCTTCCACTCCGTTACGGGTCCGCTCCCACGCGGCAGCGACTTCGTACCCCGAGGCACGGACGGCCCCTTGTCCGGGTTCACTCGACGACGCACGCCGGCAACGAAGGCGGCGCGGACCGGAACACGTTCGGACAGGCGCGAGATCGACCCGGACGGGCGGGCGGCGCGGAGGCCGGTCGGGTGGAGGCCGGTGGCGTTGCGACCGGTGGCGTGAAGACCCGTGGCGTGAAGGCCGGCGGCCGGCGGCGCGGCCCACCGGTGCGTACGCGCGCCGACGGCGCGCCGCACCTCAGCCGAATACGCCCGTTCGGCCCGCGCTCCACAGGGCCGGGCACATGGTGCGCGGCCCCGCCGACCGGGGCCGCGCACCACGGCGGGCTCACGCGGGACGGCGTAGATCCTCCGCCGCTCCGACGTGATCGAACAGCTCGTCACCGTCACGGTCGACCAGCAGATACGCCTCTGCCTCGCCGACGTGGAAGTACATCCCGTGCAGTTCGAGCGTGCCCTCCCGCAGGGCCCGTGTCACGGAGTCGTGGGCCCGGAGATGCTCCAACTGCTGCACCACGTTGGTCAGACACAGCTGTTCCACCGCGTCGGCCGGTGCCCGTCCGGCGAGCTTGGCCCACGGCTGCTCCTTGGCGGCCATCCGCTCCAGGCTCGGCAGCCCGTGCCGCAGCCACCGCTTGAGGGGCGTCTGCGCCCCGCCGGGCTCCGAGTTCAGCAGGGCCTGCATCGCCCCGCACCCTGAGTGCCCGCACACCGTGATGGACCGCACATGCAGCACGTCCACCGCGTACTCGATCGCCGCGGCCACCGAATCGTCGCCGCTCTCCTTCCCGGGCTTCGGTACGAGGTTGCCCACGTTGCGTACGACGAAGAGGTCGCCGGGGCCGCTCGAGGTGATCATCGAGGTGACGAGCCGTGAGTCGGCGCAGGTCAGGAACAGCTGCGACGGTCGCTGCCCCTCGCGTGCCAGCCGTGCCAGCTCGTCCCGCACCAGCGGCGCGGTGTTGCGCTGGAACGCGCTGATGCCACGGGCGAGTTGGTGGTCACCGCGTCCACGGTGATCGCCCGGCCGGCTCCGCGCGGAGGAACCCACCGTTTCGCCCGGCGCGCCGGAGCCACCGGAATCGCCCGGCCCATGGGACCCATTCGGGCCGTCCGTTTCGCCCGACTCGCCCGACCGGCCGCCGGGGGACACGGACTGCGGGTTGGTCGAGGGCTCGCAGTGGTGGTTGCGCCACGGTGTCCAGGGCCGGCAGCGGCAGTGCGACGAGTCCGAGGGCTCGGCGATCCGGCCGCCGGTCCGTCCGGTCAGCTCGACCGTGCCGCCCTGCGCGAAGTGAGCCTGCTGCCAGTCATGCAGCGACTCGTACGCCGCGTGGTCCATGAACGAACCGTCCAACTCGACTACGACGGAGGCGCCTCGGGGCACCAGATGCAGGGTGCGGCTGAGCCTGGGCACCGCGAGGAAGGTCAACTGGCCGCATACGTGGATGTGATGGACTCCCCCTCTCTCTTCGTGTGTGATGCGGGTGCGCGCGAGGCGGTGCATGGCGACGACGACGGCCACGGCGACCCCCAGTGCCACGCCCTCCAGGACTCCGAGGGCCACGACGCCGAGCGTGGTGACCGCGTACAC
It encodes:
- a CDS encoding CoA pyrophosphatase, with translation METHDIDRYDEPGTDGTHGEPGAHATPGAPALVTKDGLPTWLDPVVHAVETVEPLQLSRFLPPADGAGRQSAVLVLFGEGARGPELLLMERASSLRSHAGQPSFPGGALDPEDGDPKADGPLRAALREAEEETGLDPGGVQLFGVLPKLYIPVSGFVVTPVLGWWREPTPVGVVDPAETARVFTVPVADLTDPAHRATTVHPSGHRGPAFLVESALVWGFTAGIIDRLLHFAGWELPWDREKQVPLDWRA
- a CDS encoding MarP family serine protease, which codes for MNVLDILLLVAAVWFAIVGYRQGFVVGILSVIGFLGGGLVAVYLLPVIWDALTDDATVSTTAAVVAVVVVIVCASVGQALTTHLGNKLRRYITWSPARALDATGGALVNVVAMLLVAWLIGSALAGTTLPTLGKEVRGSKVLLGVSRALPSRADTWFADFSSVLAQNGFPQVFSPFANEPITDVQPPDPALANSPVAVRARDSIVKVMGTAQSCGKVLEGTGFVFGNRRVMTNAHVVGGVDEPTVQIGGEGRKYDAKVVLYDWQRDIAVLDVPNLNAPALRFTTQDAGSGDNAIVAGFPQNGAYNVQPARVRGRITANGPDIYHRKTVRRDVYSLFATVRQGNSGGPLLTPDGKVYGVVFAKSLDDANTGYALTADEVQPDVTQGRAANQQVDSDSCAL
- a CDS encoding alpha/beta fold hydrolase; this encodes MTDPATPSAQPTSVVRLDIPGAQEVTHRDVAANGARFHIAEMGDGPLVLLLHGFPQFWWTWRRQLVALADAGFRAVAMDLRGVGGSDRTPRGYDPANLALDITGVVRSLGEPDAALVGHDLGGYLAWTAAVMRPKLVRRLVVSSMPHPRRWRSAMLSDVRQTSASSYIWGFQRPWIPERQLVADDGALVGRLLREWSGPRLPDDEAVDTYRRAMCIPSTAHCSVEPYRWMVRSMARPDGIQFNRRMKRPVRVPTLHLHGSLDPVMRTRSAAGSGEYVEAPYRWRLFDGLGHFPHEEDPVAFSTELVNWLKDPEPDR
- a CDS encoding phage holin family protein — translated: MSAPDGSPVGAERSVGQLFASATTEMSALVHDEIALAKAQLKRDVKRGGVSGGAFAAAGAVLIFSLPMLSFALAYGIRTWTDWNLAICFVLSFAANVLVAAVLALIGVVFAKKAKKGKGPQKVAASVKETAGVLHNAKPHPRPAPVEDGLEAVARSSS
- the nhaA gene encoding Na+/H+ antiporter NhaA — protein: MAAPRPSSTTSNRRFFGRLSLPERNFVAEALRTETVGGVLLLVAAIAALVWANTSLRDSYAAVGDFHFGPATLGLNLSVRHWAADGLLAVFFFVAGIELKRELVAGDLRDPKAALLPVAAAVCGMAVPALVYVLTNAAGEGSLAGWAVPTATDIAFALAVLAVIGTSLPSALRAFLLTLAVVDDLLAILIIAVFFTDTLDFAALGGAVAGLGVFWVLLRKGVRGWYVYVPLALAIWGLMYNSGIHATIAGVAMGLMLRCHRHEGEEHSPGEHVEHLVRPLSAGLAVPLFALFSAGVVVSGGALGDVFTRPETLGVVLGLVVGKSVGVFGGTWLTARFTRASLSDELAWPDVFAVASLAGIGFTVSLLIGELAFAKDPVLTDEVKAAVLVGSLVAAVLATALLKIRNAKYRALCEAEERDEDSDGIPDIYEQDNPAYHLRMAEIHERKAAEHRRLAEVTGGASEENDRPA
- a CDS encoding bifunctional SulP family inorganic anion transporter/carbonic anhydrase encodes the protein MAGADLSASIAVFLIALPLSLGIALATGAPLQSGLVAAAVGGLVAGRLGGSPLQVSGPAAGLTVVTAELIHRYGWRTTCAITVLAGIAQLGLGCLRVARTALAVSPAIVHGMLAGIGVTIAVAQVHVVLGGTPQSSVLENFRALPAQLARVHPGALSMSLLTLALLFAWPRIPGRVGHVLRTVPAALVAVAGATATASFAELVLPKVDLPSWSSHALAGLPDGPVLGIAAAVLTTTLVCSVQSLLGAVAVDKLVSGRPDLQARVGRSRLDRELLGQGAANAVSGALGGLPVAGVAVRSSANVQAGAVSRNSTMLHGVFVVIAALLMVPVLELIPLASLAALVMAVGIQMVSLHHIRTVTRHREVLVYAVTTLGVVALGVLEGVALGVAVAVVVAMHRLARTRITHEERGGVHHIHVCGQLTFLAVPRLSRTLHLVPRGASVVVELDGSFMDHAAYESLHDWQQAHFAQGGTVELTGRTGGRIAEPSDSSHCRCRPWTPWRNHHCEPSTNPQSVSPGGRSGESGETDGPNGSHGPGDSGGSGAPGETVGSSARSRPGDHRGRGDHQLARGISAFQRNTAPLVRDELARLAREGQRPSQLFLTCADSRLVTSMITSSGPGDLFVVRNVGNLVPKPGKESGDDSVAAAIEYAVDVLHVRSITVCGHSGCGAMQALLNSEPGGAQTPLKRWLRHGLPSLERMAAKEQPWAKLAGRAPADAVEQLCLTNVVQQLEHLRAHDSVTRALREGTLELHGMYFHVGEAEAYLLVDRDGDELFDHVGAAEDLRRPA